In a single window of the Pandoraea pulmonicola genome:
- the mreD gene encoding rod shape-determining protein MreD, whose product MSRPQYILLPVNPYFIALSLVVAFLVNLMPWGHAPAMPDFVALVLMFWNIHQPRKVGMGVAFLVGLLMDVHNAGLLGEHALAYTLLSYGAIMIHRRVLFFTLLGQALTVLPLLLLAHVVPFIIRLATGAAFPGWWPLAASFVEALLWPVISVLLLAPQKRAVDRDDTRPI is encoded by the coding sequence ATGTCACGACCGCAATACATTCTGCTGCCGGTCAATCCGTACTTCATCGCGCTCAGCCTCGTGGTGGCGTTTCTGGTGAACCTGATGCCGTGGGGCCACGCGCCGGCCATGCCCGACTTCGTCGCGCTGGTGCTCATGTTCTGGAACATCCACCAGCCCCGCAAGGTCGGCATGGGCGTGGCGTTCCTCGTCGGATTGCTCATGGACGTGCACAACGCCGGCCTGCTTGGCGAGCACGCCCTCGCCTACACGCTGCTGTCCTACGGCGCGATCATGATTCACCGCCGGGTGCTGTTCTTCACGCTGCTCGGACAGGCGCTCACGGTGCTGCCGCTGCTGCTGCTCGCGCATGTGGTGCCGTTCATCATCCGTCTGGCGACGGGGGCGGCGTTCCCGGGCTGGTGGCCGCTCGCGGCGAGCTTCGTCGAAGCCTTGCTATGGCCGGTAATCAGCGTCCTGCTGCTGGCGCCGCAAAAGCGCGCCGTCGACCGAGACGACACGCGTCCGATCTGA
- the mreC gene encoding rod shape-determining protein MreC, with protein MQYSPPPLFKQGPSALARLICFVALAIGLLVVDSHYNTLERLRAVVGTALYPVQRLMLLPRDAILGVAGFFSTESQLTSENHLLRERNLALSVQAQRNNQLVSENEHLRQLLSLRERLPVPSIPAEIEYDTRDPFTQRVVIDRGTKHGVKLGAPVVTEQGLLGQVSRVFLLQSEVTLLTDREQAVPVQVERSGVHSVIYGGLRGDVLDLRFIPLSADVKVGDEIATSGLDGIYPAGLPVARITKVDRVSDTAFARILCQPVANLRSQRQVLVLQYTTPLALHPDAAADLARASDPSASGEKPGQKGGTRADPKRAPTIRKGH; from the coding sequence ATGCAGTACAGTCCGCCGCCACTGTTCAAACAGGGACCGTCGGCGTTGGCCCGGCTGATCTGTTTTGTCGCGCTCGCCATCGGCCTGCTCGTGGTCGACTCGCACTACAACACGCTCGAGCGGCTGCGCGCCGTCGTCGGGACGGCCCTTTATCCGGTACAACGGCTCATGCTGCTGCCGCGCGACGCCATTCTCGGCGTTGCGGGTTTCTTCTCCACCGAATCGCAGTTGACGAGCGAGAACCACCTCCTGCGCGAGCGCAATCTCGCCCTTTCGGTGCAGGCCCAGCGCAACAATCAACTGGTCAGCGAGAATGAGCACCTGCGCCAGTTGCTCTCGCTGCGCGAGCGCCTGCCGGTGCCGAGCATCCCCGCCGAAATCGAATACGACACGCGCGATCCGTTCACGCAGCGCGTGGTGATCGACCGGGGCACGAAGCACGGCGTGAAGCTCGGCGCGCCGGTCGTCACCGAACAGGGCCTGCTCGGACAGGTCTCGCGCGTGTTCCTGCTGCAAAGCGAAGTCACGCTGCTCACCGACCGCGAACAGGCGGTGCCCGTGCAGGTCGAGCGCAGCGGCGTGCACAGCGTGATCTACGGCGGCCTGCGCGGCGACGTGCTCGACCTGCGCTTCATCCCACTGTCGGCCGACGTGAAGGTCGGCGACGAAATCGCCACGAGCGGTCTGGACGGCATCTATCCGGCCGGCCTGCCGGTGGCGCGCATCACCAAGGTCGACCGCGTCTCCGACACCGCGTTTGCGCGTATTCTGTGTCAGCCGGTGGCCAATCTGCGCAGCCAGCGCCAGGTGCTGGTTCTGCAATACACCACGCCGCTTGCCCTGCATCCGGACGCCGCCGCCGATCTCGCGCGCGCCTCCGATCCGTCCGCGAGCGGCGAGAAGCCTGGCCAGAAAGGCGGCACGCGCGCCGATCCGAAACGCGCGCCGACCATCAGAAAAGGCCACTGA